In Babesia bovis T2Bo chromosome 3, whole genome shotgun sequence, the genomic window TCTGCCTTGCAGCTACAACATCGTTACTGGCACTAGCATTCGGTGCTTACAGAATGTTTTTCGTGGAGCCAACTTCGGTGGGTTATGGAAATCATCTACTATTATGTGATCTATCTAATGgttacatatatagcatGACCAGTTTCTATCCGTGACTAATAATGTACCAGACCGCCAAGAAACACGTGGCAACAACAATATACAGTGTTGGACTGGGATCGTCttgtttctatattgcTGTCCTGATGGCCAAGAAGCTGTTCGAGACACAGGCTACAATACACCTTAAGGGGTTGTAGAATGGATGGTTCCATGTTACTAACTTCTGCCGCATATAATTTCTAAGCGTTGCCACGTCAGATAGTAACTATACCATAATTGCACAGCAATTAAAGTTCGGCAGAGTCTACATGTACCTATTGGTACAACGTGATTTAAATACCCATTAAAGGAAGATGATGGAATACATGGTACAACCACGTATCGGGGTCATACAATGACCTTCCAGTCAACATCATCTATCGGCCGAAGTATACCTGTATGCCGTATTTAAGGCGCCTGGCCGCGAATAAATTAAAGGCTGGAATATTGTGTGTGTGCTTCAGCCAAATGTGCGATCTGATGTGAAGGATGTCTAGGTCTATCACCAGACCAAAGACGAGGTATACAATTGCAGCCGTCCACAGCAACCATGcccaaaatataaatgctAAACGGATTGAATAGAGCATTTGGTTAACGGCTTTAATAAGGTTCTTTAAGGGGCCTCCTTCGGCTACGTCCTTCAATTGTTTGAGGAAATCGGAGCACTTCTTATCATTTTTCAGAG contains:
- a CDS encoding putative integral membrane protein, with amino-acid sequence MIRLLAIPALLCSGFFVGGGVYAYLSKRSLVSLIMSSVFSGCFAGSTYIMIAQPERSIGFCLAATTSLLALAFGAYRMFFVEPTSTAKKHVATTIYSVGLGSSCFYIAVLMAKKLFETQATIHLKGL